The DNA region TTCTTCATTAGGTAGTAGTCTATGACAGCGTCGGGAATAATCGGTGGGTTATCTTCGACTAAGTTCAGTATATCGTTCAGCGTCTTGTCCTTCCTGGTAAATTCAGGTATCTCAAACAATTTCCCAGAACCGTCGTCGAGTCGTGGCTTCTCTGACGAGGCTTTATCAGTCTCACGGTTCGTCTCGGTGCCTTGATTGAATAGTTGTCCATTATCAATGGGTCCTTCCTCGTTGTCATCAAACTCGTccacctcttcatcaagctcCATCTTATCTTCGTCTTCTCTATCACTCATGGTCCTTTGAATCTCCTCACTCCTGTTCTCTATCCCTCTCTTGTAGCCATCGAACGTATTGGTATACCCTCGCTTGTTCATTAAGAAGCGAGCACTCAGAAGCTCATAATTATATACGTGGCACAGATACAAACCCAACGCTAGTCGAGGCCGGTGTTAAGCGCCTTGGAGCAACCACTTCAGCGTTGGAACGCAGTGGCTAATCCATAGGCTCGCTGGAGTGCTCCCGGCGGAGATATCTTGGTAAATTTGAGGACTTTTCTGGCCAGGTTTGCTGCACCACAGCTAGACACTGGGGAGGCGGTCTCGACAGCTACGTAGTGTTGTTTACTCAGCTGTTCTTTATAGCTGCCATTTCTTGACCTCCTCTTCGTTAGCTCCGAGAGGTTCATCGATTGTGTTGATGTTGATATCGCTGCACAAACAACATTTGGCTGCTATAAGCGCCTCGagctcttctgctttcaCAGAGTTCTTGTCCTTAGCCATCCGGCGTTGGAAGCTTTCAATCTTGCTCTTTAAGTTATAGTCGTTCGAGTCCAGAATCGCTCTTATCAGGCAATCGGTATGGAAACAATGCCCACAAGGAAAGGCCAAAAATTTCCTTGTTTGCAGGACCCTTTGGCATCGACTACAGGAAACCCCTGGCTCCAAGATAGCATAcctttctttgaaggattcGATATCTCTCAatatctctttcttgattaCCACGGAGTGCTTGATTTGCTCAGATATTTGACGCATCGATCTGCCATGCTTCTCTAGGCTGCGGATGAGTTCATCTTTGAGGTTAGCAATCGTCGTAAACTCATCAAAAAGGGGTAGTAAATCTTTCACTTCGAGAATCTCATTCGACTCGCTGATGATTGTCCTCATTGTGTGCTTCACGTCGCGGCTTCCGTCTTCTTGGCTTAGCATTGACCTTGCGATTTGCAACCAGAGAAACTTCCTCAGCTTAGGATCACATTCTAGATCCTTATTGTTGACGACCAACTTGGCCGATGGTATCATGTTGTTTTCCAGGGCCAGCATCACAGCGTCCTCGTACAACTTCAACTGAGTGTAAAGATAGATCGATACCTCCACTTTCCGGAATTTCACACTGAGTCGGAGAATGTAGTCCTTGTCATAGTACCCTTCATGggcatcaagaaatctAATAAGTCGCAGGGAATCtatttcttcctcaccAATCGGACTTCCTTGACTGATCATCATATAGAGGGCGgtgttgaacaagatagTCTGACGGAATTCTTGCTCCTCGATACACCACAAGAGGTACGTCAATGCAAAGTTATGCTTGTCATGTTCGTTTACACGCAATTGCTTTTGGAAGTTAGTGAAATAGGTCAACGCCGAGGGAATCAGTTGAATCGGATTTACACCAGCGATCTTCATCCACGTATGTATTGTAGCCTCAGGAGAATTCACTAACAGGATAGTGGCATATTTGTAAACACTTTCTGGGTCCTGCATATCCAGAAGCGTTCGCAAGGCTTCGTACCAATTTTCTTGACGGACCCAATATGAGAGCACATAGTCATGatctttgatcaattttgCAAAGAACAGTAGAGCCTGCTTTCTATTTTGTTCCTCAAGGATTTGATACACTGTCTCTTTGTCCATACATTCAAGGTGAGTTTCAAAGAATTTTCTCAGTCGCTCCTCGATCATGTCTTTCTGCTCATTCAGCTGCTTTAACTCAGTTTCCTGCCTTTCTGTATTTATACCCTCATCGGTGTCATTTAGAAGCTTCATGAAAGTCCAAACAATCCAGCTTGAAAGTAGTATTCGCTGCACCTGATCCTTCGACGTCAAACTATCAAGCCTTGCGAGTAAAAACACTTGTAGTGACTCTGTATTTCCTCGAGAATTCAGAAGCTTGAGGGCTATAGAGGTTGTTGAAGCAATGAAAGATTTACCAAAACATCGCGCCGCCTCTACCGGTCGATCCTGCACGTCAAGTAAATAGCATGCTTTTTGGAAATAGAGCtcttgtctttgaagatcgGTCAAATCCCGCAATTTTAACGCTGCATCGTATTGGTGTTGCTCAGAGAGGAGTCTCCATACAGCCTGTGATTCATTGCTCAAAACAATCTCATATATATTCGTGTTGGAAAAACACCAAAACGTCGGGACATCCTGAGAGTAATCTGCAGTTAGCCCTATCATTCGTTCGCCTGCTTCGTTCAATATCGATTCCTCAAAAACGACAGAGTTGCTtaattgattgatgaacGTGACAGTACAACCTCTCAAAACGATTATATGGTGCTCAGTAAGCATAATATCTCTAATATTGTGCTTGGATTCCGGAAGTTCTACAGTCAAAAACACTTTGGCATTGCTCAAGACTTTTGATTTATCTTTGATGCTTCCAAATAAGATACCTGTCTGAGTTATCCAGGCAAACATATCTTCGTGGGAAGCGAATTTTCTGCTGGTTTCCTTGTGGAGCTGCTCGAATTCTTCGGTCTCTGGCGGTTCGCCTAAAGTTGTTTCTCGTTTTATCGTGACATTTTTCCAATACGCTATGCTATTGCCAGAGGCCAGCACCAGATGCCCTTCTCCATCCCATAAAATACCGTCAATCCTGTTGTTGCTTTTATAGATTATCGACACATCGGGGTcgctcttctgcttccCGTTTTTGCCAACTATTTCGATGTAGAACACCTGCCCATCGATGGTGCCACATAGCATATTACCATCGCGACCCCAATCGACTACTTTAATATCGCAATtctttttcaaaagctttctcACCGTGAAAATGCCTGTTCTGCTATTTTCCAAGCCCTTATCGATCCTCTCTTTCATGGATGCCACATCACAAAGGTAGTATTTAGCAAAATTAGTCTTCACAAAGAGCTTGCTCGCATCTGGGCTCAGCCACATGTCAATCAACCTTTCACAATTATTGGAAGCAGTCACCAACGGTATGCTGAATTTCGATACTGCTGAAGGAGAGTCCAAATCTATCAGGAATATCAAACCATTCTTGAGAGCGAAACAAAGAGCATTTGCTTGCACTCTTAATGAGCAGATGTTGCGCTCTAACTCCGTAACAAAATCCAATTGAACATGTTCAATCTCGACGTTCATGCCTCTACCAGCTGGACCTGCGCGAGGCCTTCTCTTGTACTCAAGCCTCCTATGcaatgtcttcttcgtctttaACCTGAGATGTGCGACTTAAGTTCTTAGTTCATCAAGTAAGGAACTTTATAGAAAGGATCAAGCAAACCAAGCCACCTATGAGTAGCATACCAGTCAAGCTGTTGAATGAGGCTCAAGGACATATAATATCACTGGAACTGTCCACCGGTGAGACCTACCGAGGCAAATTGGTGGAAAGTGAAGATAACATGAACGTTCAATTGAGGGACGTCACAGTAACGGGTAGTGATAGCAAAGTGAGCCGAATGGACCACGTATTTATAAGAGGCTCACAGATCCGATTTGTCGTTGTACCAGATCTGCTTCAGAACGCACCATTGTTCAAGACAGGACCTCAATCGAGGCCTAATCCACCAATACGTGGGCCAAGGAAAAGATAGACCCATCTACTATTTATCAGTTGATAAATAGAGATCTAATATGTAGCATAGCAGTTTAATAGTCAATCTCACCATCCTTCTTGTAACGTCTCTCATACAATGGTTTTTCTACTATTGCGGATGAAGAACCGAGATAcgttgttcttgaagtgAAGTTGCATAGCTTAAGGTCGCAGGGCAGGTGTTTTGACAAGCTCTAGAAGTCCATTTGACGGTTCATTGACAGAATGGTTTCATTTCAGACATCTGATGAGCAGCTTCTGGAGTTTTATCAGCTAAAGTCGCTGAATCCTATGACATCGTGGGACCAAGACTCCTCAGTGCTTGTGGACTTGGCTAAATGGGAAGGTGTGGAACCTGACGCTGGCAATTCGTATGATATTCTGAAAGATCTATTGTTGCAGCATCAGCAGATGAACGCCTTGGAGGCTGCTCtgtcttcaaaagatttaTCCCTTGACGACATCTGTGATCCACTTAGCAATCAGCAAATGCTGCCATTGCTTGATAAACTAGGTATTCCAGAAGAGGATAGATTGAAATACCTTATCAACAGCAAGAAGTTCGACGCCAAGGCCTTCCTGCGGGATGTTCACAGCGCAGACACTTTTGAACATCTTTCCCAGTCGCTGGATAACTTGGACAAGAGTTTGCAAGTGCAGTCGGAGGATTTGAAGGGGCTTGTGCAAGCAAACTTTGCCAGATATGTTAGAATCAAGAATAGGTTGGACCAAATATACGAACAATTCTCCGAAAAGTCGGGTGCCGGAGTTTCAGGCGATTCTAACGACCGATTAGAGGTCAGAGTGCTCAGTGATAAAGTGGATGAGTCAGCTAAGGCAACAACTGTGAAGCTGAAACCGGTTCTGGAGACTTCGAAGAGGATATTGAGCTACAAGGCAACCAAAACTTTCATAGAAGCGAACagagagtttttcaacgCACCTAAGGCTATGAGACAATGCTTGGAGAAAGACGACTACAAGAATTTAACGTTCCAGTATGCCAGAGCTAAAGAGCTCTATGGGGAACTCATTCAGAATTACGATTATGAGGAGGACGAAAATGGTACAAGAAGGGCACCACTTGTGGCCAAAAAAATTATGGAGGAAGTCGAGCGCGTAATTGACTGCTATAGACAGCGGACATGGGACTGCCTAGTTACGCCTTCTGAAGGGCAGACTCAACAAGAATTCCTACCTCTGATATCCAAGCTACTGGACCTCAAAATTGACAGGAATCCCGTTACAGCGTGGATATCAAGTACAATGGATaagtttgaaaaagagctgaatGAAGTGTCAGCTCAGCTTCATCAGAAAATGGTGAATGCACAGAAAGCAATTCTGCGAAATGGATCGGAATCCGACGATAGCTCAGCGATGGTTGATGGCGTCGATCTTTCGTACTACTTGTCCATCAGGCAAATATTTCCTGAGCTCGGAAGGTATTCTGGTGACAGATCTCAAATTTCAACGAACCAGGATCTCACCGACTCTCCCATTTTAATTGAGAGTTGGCTCATTTACGTACGATACGTCAACATGCTCGAAAGGGTCGGAACAAGATTTGCTGAGTTTTGGGAGCACGTTCAAAAGTTCTTGGACGGTACTTATCAGGCCTCACTAGTCAACGATAAAAAGAAGGACAATATCCTTGTTGGTGATCTTTCAGCTGTGGACGGAGATAAGGAGTTTTTGCATTTACAAGATATGCAGCAGAAAGATGTTCGCAACCGTGCAGATCGTTTCGTGGGTCTATTTTATGAGAAATTGAGGCTGCTTTTCCAATCATCTCAGGATTCCTTTGCGCAAGGCCAAATATCAAATAAGGAATCTGGACAACCGGAGGACTACGGTTTCATTCCTCCTCAAGCTAATGGGCTTAGCTGTTTGAGATATCTACCAAAAATGGTAGAACCGCTTTTGAGGTTGATTACCGAGTTGGCCCAGTTGGGTATTAGTTCAAACACTTTAGAGAATTCCAGAAAACTTGCGACTACCCTTATCAACCGATGTGTCGGTGCAATAGCTTCCCTGAAACTCAGAGACATCTCGAATTTCTACAAATTAGAAGATTGGACCGTCTACGAAAATGTAAGTGATCAACAAGGCAATGAGTACGGTGTTACGCAATTCCCTGAGATCGTTTTTCTATTCCAAACCTACTGCATAAAAATAACTAGAGATCTTCTGTTTgcttttgagaaactgcCAGTGTTTAACGGTATCTCAGTCGTGAGTTATCCATCAAAACAAGCATTGACGGCAACAGAAATACAACAGCTCATATCAATGGAAGCCGTCCTTGAAGCAATACTCAAAAATGCAGCAAAAGATAAGAACAACCCCAGAAACGCCCACACTATATTAactttgacgaatttgCAGTACATTAGGGAGGTTTCATTTCCGAATATTCTACAACAGTTCGACGAAGCCTTTGAATTGAATCTGACAGAGAAAAATTTGGAACTATTTACACTTCTTTCCAAGATGGAGTCTTCCATTCTTGGTAACTACCTGTCTGAACTGAAGATTAATATAAGAGATATTTTGGAGCAAAGATTCAATGAGGTCAACTGGGCAACGCACACTTCAAACTCCTTTAGGGCAGGAGACTACATTATAGAAGTCTTGATGCTCCTTATTACGATCCACAGTGAGTGCTCTAGGGTAGGCCCGCAGCTAATAAGcagaattttgaaagaaagtCAGATTTTCATATCTAAATATCTGTTTGAGGCCTTCAAACCATACATTGGAAATCTATCATCAGACGGTCTATTACAGGTAACGGTTGATTTGGAATTTTTCCGCAAGGTTTTAGGAACTCTCCTTGAGAAGGATACTGAGATCACTTTAACAGCATGCCTACAGAATTGTTTTCAGAATAACATTGATAGGATGGCTAGATGCATCAAAGAAACTGAGCCAATAGTTAGCGCAAACCTAACACGCACCAGCACCCAATTTGCTGCATTCAAATAAACACCATCAACACCAGCATTTCGGGTCATTGTAGGTTCAATCGAGCAAAGAGGGCATTACCTGTCTAAAACTGAAAGATATAATGTGGGATTACACTATAGTCTCAAGGTTCTGGCGATCCTCTTCAAGACGCATTAGTACATGTTTTATAGTATTGATACCTAATGGTTCAAACATCAAATTGCAGCAGGGCTGTATCGCTCGCAACTCTGTATCTGTACAGCACCGTCTTTACTcggagctgctgctgtttaGAATAGCGGAAGTGTTGTGCAAACCAATTCGACAGAAATCATCAATGTCAATGCGAACTTGTCGATTTATGTCGCTCAATTCAGCAAAAATACTATTGATGTCCTTTTGAAGCCTCTGGGACTCGTTGATCAGATCAGCTATCGATTGTTCTTTCTGATCCGATAACGAGGATATATCTGACCTTGTCAGGTTTCCGTTTTCGCTGACACCATTGCTCACTTGAGTGTTACTGTCTACTTCGCTCAGCTTAGCTGATGGGTCCATCTTGTTTCTAAGCAGGGTCTTTCTAGTTGCTGTGCGTGGTGAATCAGAGCGGTTTGTTATCATCCATTGATTAGGAAGGTAGAACATGAAATTTTAATTCAGTCACTTGATATGCTACATTATATGTAATTACAGTCAAGAGTAGTGTTCCCCATGCTTCTTCAGTGAAATTGTATTGTACAATGGATAAAGATCGGTCGCATTAGACCCAACTTGATTCTCGTTCTTGAGAGCCGCAGCAAGAGCCTTTTCAAACGTTTGGCATTTCGGGATGTTTACTTTGAAGAGGCCTGTATCTGCTTCGCGGGTGACAAATTCTACCAGTCTGCCATTGCCGGAGGAATGAGTGTCGAGCGTGACGATGAACTCATCGTTGGCCTCAGACAATGATACCACATTGCTAGGGAACTCTATGATCTCCATTAATGTCAGAGATCCCGTCTCAGGACAAACGTCCAACAACACAATACATTTGGTTGCTTCGACGAAAAATGCCACGCAGTGTGCATTGCTACTGGACA from Torulaspora globosa chromosome 3, complete sequence includes:
- a CDS encoding uncharacterized protein (ancestral locus Anc_8.356), whose protein sequence is MFYLPNQWMITNRSDSPRTATRKTLLRNKMDPSAKLSEVDSNTQVSNGVSENGNLTRSDISSLSDQKEQSIADLINESQRLQKDINSIFAELSDINRQVRIDIDDFCRIGLHNTSAILNSSSSE
- the SEC5 gene encoding exocyst subunit SEC5 (ancestral locus Anc_8.357), which translates into the protein MVSFQTSDEQLLEFYQLKSLNPMTSWDQDSSVLVDLAKWEGVEPDAGNSYDILKDLLLQHQQMNALEAALSSKDLSLDDICDPLSNQQMLPLLDKLGIPEEDRLKYLINSKKFDAKAFLRDVHSADTFEHLSQSLDNLDKSLQVQSEDLKGLVQANFARYVRIKNRLDQIYEQFSEKSGAGVSGDSNDRLEVRVLSDKVDESAKATTVKLKPVLETSKRILSYKATKTFIEANREFFNAPKAMRQCLEKDDYKNLTFQYARAKELYGELIQNYDYEEDENGTRRAPLVAKKIMEEVERVIDCYRQRTWDCLVTPSEGQTQQEFLPLISKLLDLKIDRNPVTAWISSTMDKFEKELNEVSAQLHQKMVNAQKAILRNGSESDDSSAMVDGVDLSYYLSIRQIFPELGRYSGDRSQISTNQDLTDSPILIESWLIYVRYVNMLERVGTRFAEFWEHVQKFLDGTYQASLVNDKKKDNILVGDLSAVDGDKEFLHLQDMQQKDVRNRADRFVGLFYEKLRLLFQSSQDSFAQGQISNKESGQPEDYGFIPPQANGLSCLRYLPKMVEPLLRLITELAQLGISSNTLENSRKLATTLINRCVGAIASLKLRDISNFYKLEDWTVYENVSDQQGNEYGVTQFPEIVFLFQTYCIKITRDLLFAFEKLPVFNGISVVSYPSKQALTATEIQQLISMEAVLEAILKNAAKDKNNPRNAHTILTLTNLQYIREVSFPNILQQFDEAFELNLTEKNLELFTLLSKMESSILGNYLSELKINIRDILEQRFNEVNWATHTSNSFRAGDYIIEVLMLLITIHSECSRVGPQLISRILKESQIFISKYLFEAFKPYIGNLSSDGLLQVTVDLEFFRKVLGTLLEKDTEITLTACLQNCFQNNIDRMARCIKETEPIVSANLTRTSTQFAAFK
- the PEP3 gene encoding tethering complex subunit PEP3 (ancestral locus Anc_8.359) → MNVEIEHVQLDFVTELERNICSLRVQANALCFALKNGLIFLIDLDSPSAVSKFSIPLVTASNNCERLIDMWLSPDASKLFVKTNFAKYYLCDVASMKERIDKGLENSRTGIFTVRKLLKKNCDIKVVDWGRDGNMLCGTIDGQVFYIEIVGKNGKQKSDPDVSIIYKSNNRIDGILWDGEGHLVLASGNSIAYWKNVTIKRETTLGEPPETEEFEQLHKETSRKFASHEDMFAWITQTGILFGSIKDKSKVLSNAKVFLTVELPESKHNIRDIMLTEHHIIVLRGCTVTFINQLSNSVVFEESILNEAGERMIGLTADYSQDVPTFWCFSNTNIYEIVLSNESQAVWRLLSEQHQYDAALKLRDLTDLQRQELYFQKACYLLDVQDRPVEAARCFGKSFIASTTSIALKLLNSRGNTESLQVFLLARLDSLTSKDQVQRILLSSWIVWTFMKLLNDTDEGINTERQETELKQLNEQKDMIEERLRKFFETHLECMDKETVYQILEEQNRKQALLFFAKLIKDHDYVLSYWVRQENWYEALRTLLDMQDPESVYKYATILLVNSPEATIHTWMKIAGVNPIQLIPSALTYFTNFQKQLRVNEHDKHNFALTYLLWCIEEQEFRQTILFNTALYMMISQGSPIGEEEIDSLRLIRFLDAHEGYYDKDYILRLSVKFRKVEVSIYLYTQLKLYEDAVMLALENNMIPSAKLVVNNKDLECDPKLRKFLWLQIARSMLSQEDGSRDVKHTMRTIISESNEILEVKDLLPLFDEFTTIANLKDELIRSLEKHGRSMRQISEQIKHSVVIKKEILRDIESFKERYAILEPGVSCSRCQRVLQTRKFLAFPCGHCFHTDCLIRAILDSNDYNLKSKIESFQRRMAKDKNSVKAEELEALIAAKCCLCSDININTIDEPLGANEEEVKKWQL
- the SMD3 gene encoding mRNA splicing protein SMD3 (ancestral locus Anc_8.358); this translates as MSSIPVKLLNEAQGHIISLELSTGETYRGKLVESEDNMNVQLRDVTVTGSDSKVSRMDHVFIRGSQIRFVVVPDLLQNAPLFKTGPQSRPNPPIRGPRKR
- the TAF10 gene encoding Taf10p (ancestral locus Anc_8.360) translates to MNKRGYTNTFDGYKRGIENRSEEIQRTMSDREDEDKMELDEEVDEFDDNEEGPIDNGQLFNQGTETNRETDKASSEKPRLDDGSGKLFEIPEFTRKDKTLNDILNLVEDNPPIIPDAVIDYYLMKNGFDCADVRVKRLLALATQKFVSDIAADAYEYSRIRSSVAVNNASNGQARARQLLAGQQQPGQQQISQQQQQQNEKTTASKVVLTVNDLSSAVAEYGLNITRPDFYR